One genomic region from Salvia hispanica cultivar TCC Black 2014 chromosome 2, UniMelb_Shisp_WGS_1.0, whole genome shotgun sequence encodes:
- the LOC125203503 gene encoding uncharacterized protein LOC125203503: MAVVLGNVSPFLDLSTTALPDRRPRPLPSDAVLNLFRKDLHQNPNFHAAFESVFDHREKHVNKRKSNQSKVNEVEYENSSDDENGNGNGLGDELEDDGGFDWEKEMRRRVKEIEEMRELEKKAEELQYQVDQEYGEGDSNGEPDEETEEQKRMRVKKELEKVAREQAERRKTAQLMFDLGQKAYGRGMYGRAIEFLEGALTIIPRPTLFGGEIQIWLAMAYEANNRHADCIDLYQQLEKRHPSVSIRRQAAELRYILQAPKLKISQEEMVTIPLIGSTYDSYAATWSDKNKDRDERMSGSTSNQLPSDKDYLADFMVWKPPVGLEKNSAFWVSLTLWIGLVGAALLLQR, encoded by the exons ATGGCCGTAGTGCTCGGAAACGTCTCTCCATTCCTGGACCTCTCCACGACCGCGCTCCCCGATCGCCGGCCCAGGCCACTCCCCTCCGACGCAGTATTGAACCTCTTCAGGAAGGATCTCCACCAGAACCCCAATTTCCACGCGGCCTTTGAATCGGTGTTCGATCACAGAGAAAAGCACGTGAACAAGCGGAAATCGAACCAATCCAAGGTGAATGAGGTGGAATACGAGAATTCGAGCGACGACGAGAACGGCAACGGCAACGGCTTAGGGGACGAGCTCGAAGACGACGGCGGTTTCGACTGGGAGAAAGAGATGAGGAGGAGGGTTAAGGAGATCGAAGAAATGAGAGAGTTGGAGAAAAAGGCCGAGGAGCTGCAGTACCAAGTTGATCAAGAGTATGGCGAGGGCGATAGTAATGGCGAACCGGATGAGGAGACTGAAGAGCAGAAGCGGATGAGAGTGAAGAAGGAACTTGAAAAG GTAGCAAGGGAGCAAGCAGAAAGAAGGAAAACAGCTCAGTTAATGTTTGATTTGGGTCAGAAGGCATACGGAAGGGGTATGTATGGGCGCGCCATCGAGTTTCTTGAAGGCGCCCTCACAATCATCCCTCGACCTACTCTGTTTGGCGGTGAG ATACAAATATGGTTAGCTATGGCTTACGAGGCTAATAACCGCCACGCAGACTGCATTGACCTGTACCAGCAATTGGAAAAGAGACATCCCAGTGTCAGCATCCGACGCCAGGCTGCAGAGCTGCGCTACATACTGCAAGCGCCTAAGCTCAAGATATCGCAGGAGGAGATGGTAACAATCCCACTCATAGGTTCTACTTATGATAG TTATGCGGCAACTTGGAGTGATAAAAACAAAGACAGGGATGAAAGGATGAGTGGTTCAACGAGTAATCAGCTTCCATCAGACAAGGACTATTTGGCGGATTTCATGGTGTGGAAACCGCCCGTTGGCCTGGAGAAGAACAGTGCTTTCTGGGTTTCTTTAACTTTGTGGATAGGTCTTGTTGGCGCCGCTCTTCTTCTGCAAAGATGA
- the LOC125205447 gene encoding uncharacterized protein LOC125205447 isoform X2: MDYQQPHGYMRHPPPPPPPPPPPPPAADPFQRPPLPPPQSNHPWPYPPTQFQYQPQTQHSPSPPPPQWPPPPQSSDHPQYAQHPYQTHQPPHYPAHPHYPPPPQLPPRPPHASQSYPQDWGSGGWSHHQNWQYPTNNNEEDWAARAKAWAAAKSASDNQHTPSHFGPGGRPEEQNHFHEKYPQQFLDGHVPVAPASNYHQFPVSMGSSNRTGVDVHAPFPARDGGTSGDSIPPFPPQEKSPISPLVHQQEVPSSYSSVAGNVEAVDRYEKLNSSSSTPVASFPPHHFHHMPPTTGRWMEEPHHVLHSQPTESVTDMSDQPLNFAPHYNRDPETHVQPNYAHSSSVSVRGGDPTVAMSSNYAWPPHAAPGAAYPPPPPAMPLGSQVDHPIAMPSPVSGHTAPIFPPGPGFQPTVPMVGSGVFGVGAGVTPHPTTFSGDAFGSADRPKKASVPNWLREEIIKNKAVITSTSSALNFPKEESQFMNDDDDNDKPSRKGDQSDHKSNDSSTEDEDEDEVEVARTAAINQEIKRVLTDVLLKVTDDLFDEIATKVLKEDGPSVEVNRDGDLSKHHLLPSAPPVSTPKASAKILIPTKAKGSDNEDASERSTSGSAGDILGLGNYASDEEDEIQNPGKPNLKDGSMQQSKLLDSNPVIENSGSPEQRNVPASAAENLPNDNMAAKEFASDNSLHSSKRLSGTVENEYQHGYDTSISSNYLTEKAVERDEIPDGNFEAQRWMNNDSRTQNTRSGSDKNDELENKRSSMKKEQKKSESSKGRLDKKGDEEHRRHEERRARAGRNDHHDNFKDKVKEKGKTDEKAINNEPRRRPSSSDDKEGTVEAHKDKRSSSKKDNDGKRKERTGDDRKERSRHKSGTEPSRHKRRRSSSVGARDRGTKDNSLDSRANESSDESSDDSRRKLHHSRRHKSPLPTRTRKRQVSRSPHSKHSKRRNSPYSSLESTRGKRSPSLSPSRSRSRSPVHRRR; encoded by the exons ATGGACTACCAGCAGCCCCACGGCTACATGAGGCATCCCCCGccaccgcctccgcctccgcctccgccaccGCCCGCGGCGGATCCGTTCCAAAGACCACCACTCCCTCCCCCCCAATCCAATCATCCGTGGCCCTATCCCCCTACCCAATTTCAATACCAGCCCCAAACACAACACTCCCCTTCCCCTCCTCCTCCGCAgtggccgccgccgcctcagTCATCTGACCATCCTCAATACGCTCAGCATCCCTATCAGACGCATCAGCCTCCGCATTACCCTGCCCACCCTCACTATCCGCCTCCGCCCCAGCTTCCGCCTAGACCGCCTCACGCTTCTCAGTCCTACCCTCAG GACTGGGGAAGTGGCGGTTGGAGTCATCATCAAAATTGGCAATACCCAA CTAATAACAATGAAGAAGACTGGGCAGCTAGAGCTAAGGCATGGGCTGCTGCTAAATCTGCCTCGGACAATCAACACACTCCATCACATTTTGGACCAGGTGGAAGACCAGAAGAGCAAAATCATTTCCACGAGAAATATCCTCAACAATTTCTTGATGGGCATGTGCCAGTAGCTCCAGCATCAAACTATCATCAATTCCCAGTTTCAATGGGGTCGTCAAACAGGACAGGTGTAGATGTACACGCTCCATTTCCGGCTAGAGATGGAGGCACATCTGGAGATTCAATTCCACCTTTCCCTCCACAAGAAAAATCACCTATAAGTCCACTAGTCCATCAGCAGGAGGTACCTTCTAGTTATTCTTCTGTTGCAG GTAATGTGGAGGCTGTGGATAGATACGAAAAGCTCAATAGCTCTTCATCTACTCCAGTTGCTTCTTTTCCGCCACATCATTTTCATCATATGCCGCCCACAACTGGCAGATGGATGGAGGAACCTCATCATGTACTTCATAGCCAGCCAACTGAGTCTGTAACTGACATGAGCGATCAACCACTGAATTTTGCACCACATTACAATCGTGATCCTGAGACGCATGTCCAACCCAACTATGCGCACTCTTCCAGCGTTTCTGTTAGAGGTGGAGATCCTACTGTGGCTATGTCTTCAAACTATGCGTGGCCTCCTCATGCTGCACCTGGGGCTGCTTATCCTCCGCCACCTCCGGCAATGCCATTAGGGTCACAG GTTGATCATCCAATAGCTATGCCTTCTCCAGTATCTGGACATACTGCTCCAATATTTCCTCCTGGTCCTGGTTTCCAGCCTACTGTTCCAATGGTAGGTAGTGGTGTTTTTGGGGTTGGTGCAGGAGTAACACCTCATCCCACAACATTTTCAGGAGATGCTTTTGGTTCAGCTGACCGTCCTAAAAAG GCATCCGTACCTAACTGGCTTAGGGAAGAAATCATTAAGAACAAGGCTGTTATCACGAGTACAAGTTCTGCCCTGAATTTTCCCAAGGAGGAATCACAATTCatgaatgatgatgatgataacgATAAGCCTTCTAGGAAGGGAGATCAATCAGACCACAAAAGCAACGATTCATCAacagaagatgaagatgag GATGAGGTTGAAGTTGCTAGAACTGCAGCTATTAACCAGGAGATAAAGCGTGTTCTGACTGATGTTCTTCTGAAG GTTACTGATGATCTGTTTGATGAAATAGCTACCAAAGTTCTGAAAGAAGATGGTCCCTCAGTTGAAG TTAATCGAGATGGTGACTTGTCAAAACACCACTTATTGCCTTCTGCTCCACCAGTTTCAACACCCAAGGCCTCTGCCAAGATTCTGATCCCAACCAAGGCCAAGGGAAGTGACAATGAGGATGCTAGTGAAAGATCTACTTCTGGTTCCGCTGGAGATATACTGGGGCTGGGTAATTATGCCTCGGATGAGGAAGATGAGATACAGAATCCAGGCAAGCCAAATTTAAAGGATGGCTCCATGCAACAGAGCAAGCTTTTGGACTCTAATCCTGTCATTGAGAACAGTGGTTCCCCGGAACAAAGAAATGTTCCAGCTAGTGCTGCTGAAAATCTGCCAAATGATAATATGGCTGCTAAAGAATTTGCATCAGATAATAGTCTGCATTCCTCTAAGAGATTGTCTGGCACTGTAGAGAATGAGTACCAGCATGGTTATGATACTTCTATATCGAGCAACTATTTGACTGAAAAGGCTGTTGAGAGAGATGAAATACCAGATGGGAATTTTGAAGCTCAAAGGTGGATGAACAATGATTCCCGTACCCAAAATACCCGGAGCGGATCTGATAAAAATGATGAGCTTGAAAACAAAAGAAGCTCAATGAAGAAAGagcaaaaaaaatcagaaagtTCTAAGGGTAGATTGGATAAGAAGGGAGATGAAGAACATAGAAGACATGAAGAAAGGCGAGCAAGAGCTGGTAGGAATGACCATCATGATAATTTCAAAGATAAAGTGAAGGAGAAAGGTAAGACTGATGAAAAAGCAATTAACAATGAACCAAGGAGGCGGCCCTCTTCTTCCGATGACAAGGAAGGGACAGTTGAGGCACACAAAGATAAAAgaagtagtagtaaaaaagaCAATGATGGGAAAAGGAAAGAGAGAACAGGGGATGACAGAAAAGAACGATCTAGACATAAAAGTGGTACTGAACCCAGTAGGCATAAACGGCGCCGGTCATCTTCAGTTGGTGCCAGGGATAGAGGGACCAAGGATAACTCCTTGGATAGTCGTGCAAATGAGTCGAGTGATGAGTCATCAGATGATTCTAGAAG GAAATTACATCACTCGAGAAGACATAAATCTCCATTGCCCACCAGGACAAGAAAAAG ACAAGTTTCGCGGTCACCCCATAGCAAGCATTCTAAGCGCAGGAATTCTCCCTACTCTTCTCTTGAGAGTACCAG GGGGAAAAGATCACCATCACTGTCGCCATCAAGATCAAGATCCAGATCGCCTGTGCACCGCCGACGATAG
- the LOC125203502 gene encoding ABC transporter B family member 26, chloroplastic — protein sequence MALSLCNSQLLHPFPVQRRKFLTKTHSLNQNLNQEKPQFKRFASSRRFRHISSVKSASVNGYPITKEDGVPSAGGEKIELTEKLKKWVKFAREIFPGGDWWRLPTEDIGDVMVAKPVTVFRALKKMWDLIAEDRWVIFTAFVTLVITALSEISIPHYLTASIFSAQSSTIALFHRNLRLLVMLCITAAICSGVRGCLFGIANLMLVKRLRERLYSTLLLQDISFFDSETVGDLTSRLGSDCQQVSRVIGNDLNLILRNVLQGSGALIYLLVLSLPLGLCVLGICISLSTIMLIYGQYQKKSAKLTQEITASANNVAQETFSLMRTVRVYGTEQQELGRYESWLEKLAGINLRQSAAYGFWNFGFNTLYHATQVIAVVIGGMSILSGQITAEQLTKFILYSEWLIYSTWWVGDNLSNLMQSIGASEKVFHLIDLSPSDQFTAKGLRLQKLIGRIEFVDVSFHYPSRPSLSILQNFNLTVHPGEVIAIVGLSGSGKSTVVNLLLRLYEPTNGEILVDGHPMKSLNVKWLRERVGYVGQEPRLFRMDVSSNIKYGCPRAVTQQDVELAAKQAFAHDFILALPNGYQTLVDDDLLSGGQKQRIAIARAILRDPSILIMDEATSALDAESEHNVKGVLRTAKTEMQNKRTVFVIAHRLSTIQSADRIIVMDSGKIVEMGDHTDLLMKDGLYARLIRRQADAVA from the exons ATGGCTCTGTCTCTCTGCAACTCCCAACTCCTCCATCCGTTCCCCGTCCAACGGAGGAAGTTTTTAACCAAGACTCATTCCttaaatcaaaatcttaatcaagaaaaacccCAATTTAAGCGCTTCGCCTCTAGTAGAAGATTCCGCCACATTTCTTCTGTGAAATCAGCTTCTGTAAACGGGTACCCAATCACCAAAGAAGATGGGGTTCCTTCCGCCGGCGGtgagaaaattgaattgacTGAGAAGCTGAAGAAATGGGTCAAGTTTGCGCGGGAAATCTTTCCCGGTGGGGATTGGTGGAGGCTTCCGACGGAGGATATTGGAGATGTAATGGTGGCGAAACCCGTGACTGTTTTTCGGGCACTGAAGAAAATGTGGGACTTGATAGCGGAGGATCGATGGGTTATATTTACCGCTTTTGTTACACTCGTCATCACAGCA CTTTCAGAGATATCGATCCCACATTATCTGACTGCGTCGATATTTTCTGCGCAAAGTAGCACCATTGCCCTGTTCCATCGAAATCTGCGTCTCTTAGTTATGCTGTGCATCACTGCAGCAATATGCAG TGGTGTGCGTGGTTGCTTGTTCGGCATTGCTAATTTGATGCTT GTCAAACGATTGAGGGAAAGACTATACTCAACTCTACTTCTGCAG GACATATCTTTTTTTGACTCTGAAACAGTTGGTGATTTGACAAGTAGGCTTGGTTCGGATTGCCAACAAGTATCACGTGTGATAGGAAATGACCTGAATCTGATACTGCGCAATGTTCTTCAG GGTTCAGGTGCTTTGATCTACTTATTGGTTTTGTCGTTGCCACTTGGACTATGTGTATTGGGCATCTGCATCTCCCTCTCAACTATTATGCTGATATATGGCCA GTACCAAAAGAAATCGGCCAAGTTAACTCAAGAGATTACTGCTTCAGCCAATAAT GTTGCCCAAGAGACATTCTCTTTGATGAGAACTGTTCGGGTATATGGGACAGAGCAACAAGAACTTGGAAG GTACGAAAGTTGGCTGGAGAAATTAGCTGGCATAAACTTGCGACAGAGTGCAGCTTACGGGTTCTGGAACTTCGGCTTCAACACTCTATACCATGCAACTCAG GTCATTGCTGTGGTGATAGGAGGAATGTCCATTCTGAGCGGTCAAATTACAGCGGAGCAACTGACAAAGTTCATTTTATACAGTGAATGGCTAATCTATTCCACATGGTGGGTCGGggataatttatcaaatttgatgCAGTCTATTGGAGCAAGTGAAAAAGTTTTTCACCTGATAGATCTTTCACCCAGCGATCAGTTTACTGCAAAAG GCTTAAGGCTACAAAAGTTGATAGGACGGATTGAGTTTGTGGATGTGTCCTTCCACTATCCTTCTAGGCCTTCG TTGTCTATACTGCAAAACTTCAACTTGACAGTTCATCCTGGGGAAGTAATTGCCATT GTTGGCCTGAGTGGTAGTGGGAAGAGCACCGTAGTGAACCTTTTGCTCCGTCTATATGAACCAACAAATGGGGAG ATACTTGTTGATGGCCACCCAATGAAATCACTGAATGTTAAGTGGTTAAGAGAAAGGGTCGGATATGTGGGACAG GAGCCCCGACTCTTCCGCATGGATGTAAGTTCAAATATAAAGTATGGATGCCCTCGAGCTGTTACTCAGCAGGATGTGGAATTGGCTGCCAAGCAGGCTTTTGCTCATGATTTTATACTAGCCCTGCCGAATGGCTACCAAACCCTAGTTGATGATGATTTGCTCAGCGGAGGACAGAAGCAGCGTATTGCTATTGCTAGGGCCATCCTTAGAGACCCGAGCATTCTGATCATGGATGAAGCTACGAGTGCTCTAGATGCAGAAAGCGAACACAATGTTAAG GGTGTTCTTCGCACTGCAAAAACCGAGATGCAAAATAAGAGGACAGTTTTTGTGATCGCACACAG ACTATCGACAATCCAAAGCGCAGACAGGATAATTGTAATGGATAGTGGTAAAATCGTTGAG ATGGGCGACCACACGGATCTCCTAATGAAAGATGGTTTGTACGCACGATTGATAAGAAGACAGGCGGATGCAGTTGCCTGA
- the LOC125204829 gene encoding uncharacterized protein LOC125204829, with the protein MVGSSLPSHNLTPRSIKFLCSYGGRILPRHSDGKLRYHGGETRVLSVDSSISFSELLVKMGEMCGSSVSLRCQLPAEDLDALISITSDEDLTNLIEEYDRSSSLKIRAFLSAPKSTKKVSHSPPTSGMYTGGCPISGGRQFKRISSKPPAYPIIVGQKVSGKIPHQFVYQYEIGQGNGCRVARLIHNGNHWQ; encoded by the exons ATGGTTGGATCTTCACTTCCTTCTCACAATCTCACTCCCAGATCCATCAAGTTTCTATGTAGCTACGGCGGACGGATTCTCCCCCGTCACTCGGACGGAAAACTCCGTTATCACGGCGGCGAAACTCGCGTCCTCTCCGTTGATAGCTCTATTTCTTTTTCCG AGCTGTTGGTGAAGATGGGAGAGATGTGTGGATCATCGGTGAGTTTGAGGTGCCAATTGCCCGCGGAGGATCTGGACGCTTTGATATCGATAACCTCCGATGAGGATCTAACCAATCTCATCGAGGAATACGATCGGTCGTCGTCCTTGAAGATCAGAGCCTTCCTCTCCGCCCCCAAATCCACCAAAAAGGTGTCTCACTCTCCGCCTACCTCGGGTATGTACACCGGCGGCTGCCCGATCTCCGGCGGTCGGCAGTTCAAACGGATCTCATCAAAGCCGCCGGCGTATCctattattgtgggacagaaAGTTAGCGGAAAAATTCCTCACCAATTCGTATATCAGTATGAGATTGGGCAGGGGAATGGTTGCCGCGTTGCTCGCCTCATTCACAACGGCAACCACTGGCAATAG
- the LOC125205447 gene encoding bromodomain-containing protein 4 isoform X1: MDYQQPHGYMRHPPPPPPPPPPPPPAADPFQRPPLPPPQSNHPWPYPPTQFQYQPQTQHSPSPPPPQWPPPPQSSDHPQYAQHPYQTHQPPHYPAHPHYPPPPQLPPRPPHASQSYPQDWGSGGWSHHQNWQYPNAANNNEEDWAARAKAWAAAKSASDNQHTPSHFGPGGRPEEQNHFHEKYPQQFLDGHVPVAPASNYHQFPVSMGSSNRTGVDVHAPFPARDGGTSGDSIPPFPPQEKSPISPLVHQQEVPSSYSSVAGNVEAVDRYEKLNSSSSTPVASFPPHHFHHMPPTTGRWMEEPHHVLHSQPTESVTDMSDQPLNFAPHYNRDPETHVQPNYAHSSSVSVRGGDPTVAMSSNYAWPPHAAPGAAYPPPPPAMPLGSQVDHPIAMPSPVSGHTAPIFPPGPGFQPTVPMVGSGVFGVGAGVTPHPTTFSGDAFGSADRPKKASVPNWLREEIIKNKAVITSTSSALNFPKEESQFMNDDDDNDKPSRKGDQSDHKSNDSSTEDEDEDEVEVARTAAINQEIKRVLTDVLLKVTDDLFDEIATKVLKEDGPSVEVNRDGDLSKHHLLPSAPPVSTPKASAKILIPTKAKGSDNEDASERSTSGSAGDILGLGNYASDEEDEIQNPGKPNLKDGSMQQSKLLDSNPVIENSGSPEQRNVPASAAENLPNDNMAAKEFASDNSLHSSKRLSGTVENEYQHGYDTSISSNYLTEKAVERDEIPDGNFEAQRWMNNDSRTQNTRSGSDKNDELENKRSSMKKEQKKSESSKGRLDKKGDEEHRRHEERRARAGRNDHHDNFKDKVKEKGKTDEKAINNEPRRRPSSSDDKEGTVEAHKDKRSSSKKDNDGKRKERTGDDRKERSRHKSGTEPSRHKRRRSSSVGARDRGTKDNSLDSRANESSDESSDDSRRKLHHSRRHKSPLPTRTRKRQVSRSPHSKHSKRRNSPYSSLESTRGKRSPSLSPSRSRSRSPVHRRR, translated from the exons ATGGACTACCAGCAGCCCCACGGCTACATGAGGCATCCCCCGccaccgcctccgcctccgcctccgccaccGCCCGCGGCGGATCCGTTCCAAAGACCACCACTCCCTCCCCCCCAATCCAATCATCCGTGGCCCTATCCCCCTACCCAATTTCAATACCAGCCCCAAACACAACACTCCCCTTCCCCTCCTCCTCCGCAgtggccgccgccgcctcagTCATCTGACCATCCTCAATACGCTCAGCATCCCTATCAGACGCATCAGCCTCCGCATTACCCTGCCCACCCTCACTATCCGCCTCCGCCCCAGCTTCCGCCTAGACCGCCTCACGCTTCTCAGTCCTACCCTCAG GACTGGGGAAGTGGCGGTTGGAGTCATCATCAAAATTGGCAATACCCAA ATGCAGCTAATAACAATGAAGAAGACTGGGCAGCTAGAGCTAAGGCATGGGCTGCTGCTAAATCTGCCTCGGACAATCAACACACTCCATCACATTTTGGACCAGGTGGAAGACCAGAAGAGCAAAATCATTTCCACGAGAAATATCCTCAACAATTTCTTGATGGGCATGTGCCAGTAGCTCCAGCATCAAACTATCATCAATTCCCAGTTTCAATGGGGTCGTCAAACAGGACAGGTGTAGATGTACACGCTCCATTTCCGGCTAGAGATGGAGGCACATCTGGAGATTCAATTCCACCTTTCCCTCCACAAGAAAAATCACCTATAAGTCCACTAGTCCATCAGCAGGAGGTACCTTCTAGTTATTCTTCTGTTGCAG GTAATGTGGAGGCTGTGGATAGATACGAAAAGCTCAATAGCTCTTCATCTACTCCAGTTGCTTCTTTTCCGCCACATCATTTTCATCATATGCCGCCCACAACTGGCAGATGGATGGAGGAACCTCATCATGTACTTCATAGCCAGCCAACTGAGTCTGTAACTGACATGAGCGATCAACCACTGAATTTTGCACCACATTACAATCGTGATCCTGAGACGCATGTCCAACCCAACTATGCGCACTCTTCCAGCGTTTCTGTTAGAGGTGGAGATCCTACTGTGGCTATGTCTTCAAACTATGCGTGGCCTCCTCATGCTGCACCTGGGGCTGCTTATCCTCCGCCACCTCCGGCAATGCCATTAGGGTCACAG GTTGATCATCCAATAGCTATGCCTTCTCCAGTATCTGGACATACTGCTCCAATATTTCCTCCTGGTCCTGGTTTCCAGCCTACTGTTCCAATGGTAGGTAGTGGTGTTTTTGGGGTTGGTGCAGGAGTAACACCTCATCCCACAACATTTTCAGGAGATGCTTTTGGTTCAGCTGACCGTCCTAAAAAG GCATCCGTACCTAACTGGCTTAGGGAAGAAATCATTAAGAACAAGGCTGTTATCACGAGTACAAGTTCTGCCCTGAATTTTCCCAAGGAGGAATCACAATTCatgaatgatgatgatgataacgATAAGCCTTCTAGGAAGGGAGATCAATCAGACCACAAAAGCAACGATTCATCAacagaagatgaagatgag GATGAGGTTGAAGTTGCTAGAACTGCAGCTATTAACCAGGAGATAAAGCGTGTTCTGACTGATGTTCTTCTGAAG GTTACTGATGATCTGTTTGATGAAATAGCTACCAAAGTTCTGAAAGAAGATGGTCCCTCAGTTGAAG TTAATCGAGATGGTGACTTGTCAAAACACCACTTATTGCCTTCTGCTCCACCAGTTTCAACACCCAAGGCCTCTGCCAAGATTCTGATCCCAACCAAGGCCAAGGGAAGTGACAATGAGGATGCTAGTGAAAGATCTACTTCTGGTTCCGCTGGAGATATACTGGGGCTGGGTAATTATGCCTCGGATGAGGAAGATGAGATACAGAATCCAGGCAAGCCAAATTTAAAGGATGGCTCCATGCAACAGAGCAAGCTTTTGGACTCTAATCCTGTCATTGAGAACAGTGGTTCCCCGGAACAAAGAAATGTTCCAGCTAGTGCTGCTGAAAATCTGCCAAATGATAATATGGCTGCTAAAGAATTTGCATCAGATAATAGTCTGCATTCCTCTAAGAGATTGTCTGGCACTGTAGAGAATGAGTACCAGCATGGTTATGATACTTCTATATCGAGCAACTATTTGACTGAAAAGGCTGTTGAGAGAGATGAAATACCAGATGGGAATTTTGAAGCTCAAAGGTGGATGAACAATGATTCCCGTACCCAAAATACCCGGAGCGGATCTGATAAAAATGATGAGCTTGAAAACAAAAGAAGCTCAATGAAGAAAGagcaaaaaaaatcagaaagtTCTAAGGGTAGATTGGATAAGAAGGGAGATGAAGAACATAGAAGACATGAAGAAAGGCGAGCAAGAGCTGGTAGGAATGACCATCATGATAATTTCAAAGATAAAGTGAAGGAGAAAGGTAAGACTGATGAAAAAGCAATTAACAATGAACCAAGGAGGCGGCCCTCTTCTTCCGATGACAAGGAAGGGACAGTTGAGGCACACAAAGATAAAAgaagtagtagtaaaaaagaCAATGATGGGAAAAGGAAAGAGAGAACAGGGGATGACAGAAAAGAACGATCTAGACATAAAAGTGGTACTGAACCCAGTAGGCATAAACGGCGCCGGTCATCTTCAGTTGGTGCCAGGGATAGAGGGACCAAGGATAACTCCTTGGATAGTCGTGCAAATGAGTCGAGTGATGAGTCATCAGATGATTCTAGAAG GAAATTACATCACTCGAGAAGACATAAATCTCCATTGCCCACCAGGACAAGAAAAAG ACAAGTTTCGCGGTCACCCCATAGCAAGCATTCTAAGCGCAGGAATTCTCCCTACTCTTCTCTTGAGAGTACCAG GGGGAAAAGATCACCATCACTGTCGCCATCAAGATCAAGATCCAGATCGCCTGTGCACCGCCGACGATAG